In candidate division KSB1 bacterium, one genomic interval encodes:
- a CDS encoding general secretion pathway protein GspK — protein sequence MASRFAQERGTLAVTALWMLALLTLLAAGLMRSTLLGVRSDTLEIRATQAAWLARAGVQHAIAILLQEARKDSSCDALSDAWAQNEALFKHVACGEGFFEIAHLPPEDSLGRKPVYGLVDENRKLNLNRMPADILLRLPGMNPEKVAALLDWRDADNLPHEGGAEDSYYMALASPYPCKDGDLDFVEELALVRGFTAEDVQRLSPLVTVYGDGRVNLNTAPAAVLEALGLPRELAQRIVKRRRGADGKPGTADDIIFKDASAIVSVLQQQEALTPADQMLVNRLVAEQLLGVSSTHFTISVVGVTMNGQARKRITATVQRVNRERVKILNWQEL from the coding sequence TTGGCTTCCCGTTTCGCACAGGAGCGCGGCACGCTTGCCGTGACCGCCTTGTGGATGCTGGCCCTGCTCACGCTGTTGGCCGCCGGCTTGATGCGCAGCACGCTGCTGGGTGTGCGTTCCGACACGCTCGAGATTCGCGCCACCCAGGCAGCCTGGCTCGCCCGCGCCGGCGTGCAACACGCGATTGCCATACTCCTGCAAGAGGCGAGAAAAGACTCCTCCTGCGACGCGCTGAGCGACGCCTGGGCGCAGAATGAGGCGCTGTTTAAGCACGTTGCCTGCGGCGAAGGATTTTTTGAAATCGCCCATCTGCCGCCGGAGGATTCGCTCGGGCGAAAGCCGGTTTACGGTCTGGTTGACGAAAACCGCAAACTCAATCTCAACCGCATGCCGGCCGACATCCTCCTGCGCCTGCCGGGAATGAATCCGGAGAAAGTGGCCGCACTGCTCGATTGGCGTGATGCGGACAACCTGCCGCACGAGGGCGGTGCGGAAGATTCGTATTACATGGCACTGGCCTCACCCTACCCCTGCAAGGATGGTGATTTGGATTTTGTGGAGGAGCTGGCACTGGTGCGCGGTTTCACCGCGGAGGATGTCCAACGGCTGTCGCCCCTGGTCACGGTTTACGGCGACGGGCGGGTCAACCTCAATACCGCACCGGCGGCGGTTTTGGAGGCACTCGGCCTGCCGCGGGAGCTGGCACAAAGAATCGTGAAGCGGCGCCGCGGCGCGGACGGCAAACCCGGCACCGCGGACGACATCATCTTCAAAGATGCCTCTGCCATCGTCAGCGTTTTGCAACAGCAGGAGGCGTTGACACCGGCGGATCAAATGCTGGTCAACCGGCTGGTGGCCGAACAACTGCTGGGCGTCTCTTCCACACATTTCACCATTTCCGTGGTTGGTGTCACGATGAACGGACAGGCCCGGAAACGGATTACCGCAACGGTGCAGCGGGTGAACCGTGAGCGGGTCAAAATTCTCAACTGGCAAGAGCTGTGA